The Arachis hypogaea cultivar Tifrunner chromosome 19, arahy.Tifrunner.gnm2.J5K5, whole genome shotgun sequence genome has a window encoding:
- the LOC112779879 gene encoding probable L-type lectin-domain containing receptor kinase S.5: MYFSLLLKHQFLPIIIIIISIITLTKVGCFEFNFPTFQPQDESHLLLSKYSEIYLDAIQVTPDIRGEIRHYSGRTFHNKPFRLWSKNKKQIASFNTTFVLNINPQTSPGGEGLAFILTANTALPDDSSGEWLGIVNATTNGTSQAGVLAVEFDTRKSFAEDGPDNHVGININSVYSIKQEPLLIKGINISSGINVTITIQYDNDVISVFGSMSTRTSPMETLLVSPPLNLSSYLQEEVYVGFSASTSNYTELNCVRAWEFSGVDIIHDDKNLLWIWITGTTVIVIMIGGVVFLLNWRRNHGVGASGDAYPRIEDQIQHSSMAPKKFRLKEIRKATGGFSLQNKLGEGGFGTVYKGLLENKEIAVKSHSKHSRQGKQEFIAEVTTIGSLHHKNLVKLIGWCYEKGELLLIYDYMPNGSLDKYLFDKKNNFGNEFGEGFNNSSTLNWETRQRVIYGVAQALDYLHNGCEKRVIHRDIKASNIMLDSEFNAKLGDFGLARTIQKRNETHHSTKEIAGTPGYMSPETFLTGRATVETDVYAFGVLVLEVVCGRRPGNVNGQDDYKNSIVYWVWELHGEGRIVSAVDKKISKEEMKDEEASRVLVLGLACCHPNPHHRPSMRTVLQVLNGEAPPPVVPQQRPAFVWPAVPPSFNKGEDTYSVLNGQVTPIFTDITGR; encoded by the coding sequence ATGTACTTTTCTTTGTTACTTAAACATCAATTCTtaccaatcatcatcatcataataagtATTATCACCCTCACCAAAGTTGGTTGCTTCGAGTTCAATTTCCCTACattccaaccacaagatgaatctCATTTACTGCTAAGCAAATACTCAGAAATCTACCTAGATGCCATCCAAGTAACCCCTGATATCCGTGGCGAAATACGCCATTATTCAGGACGGACATTCCACAATAAACCATTCAGATTATGGAGCAAGAACAAGAAACAAATTGCAAGTTTCAACACCACTTTTGTTCTTAACATCAATCCTCAAACTTCCCCTGGTGGAGAGGGCTTGGCCTTCATCTTAACCGCAAACACCGCTCTCCCGGACGACAGTTCGGGAGAGTGGCTGGGAATTGTGAACGCCACAACTAATGGAACTTCTCAAGCTGGGGTTCTTGCTGTGGAATTTGACACAAGAAAAAGTTTTGCAGAAGATGGCCCTGATAACCACGTTGGTATTAACATAAACAGTGTCTACTCCATCAAACAGGAACCATTGTTAATCAAAGGGATTAATATTTCATCAGGTATTAATGTAACTATAACAATTCAGTATGATAATGATGTTATATCCGTGTTTGGTTCCATGAGTACAAGAACTTCGCCAATGGAGACGCTTTTGGTATCTCCACCACTTAATCTTTCTTCCTATCTTCAGGAAGAGGTTTACGTCGGATTCTCTGCTTCAACGAGTAACTACACTGAGTTGAATTGTGTTAGAGCATGGGAGTTCAGCGGTGTAGATATCATTCATGATGACAAGAACCTGTTGTGGATTTGGATAACTGGTACAACCGTTATTGTTATTATGATTGGTGGTGTTGTGTTTCTCCTAAATTGGCGAAGGAATCATGGTGTGGGAGCTTCAGGAGATGCATACCCGAGGATAGAGGATCAGATTCAACATTCATCCATGGCTCCAAAGAAGTTCCGGTTAAAGGAAATTAGAAAAGCAACGGGCGGATTCAGCCTTCAAAACAAGCTTGGTGAAGGTGGTTTTGGAACAGTTTATAAAGGGCTACTCGAAAACAAGGAGATAGCTGTAAAGAGTCACTCGAAGCATTCGCGCCAAGGGAAGCAAGAATTCATAGCCGAAGTCACAACAATCGGAAGCCTCCACCACAAGAATTTGGTCAAACTTATTGGTTGGTGCTATGAAAAAGGAGAGCTCCTTCTTATTTATGATTACATGCCTAATGGAAGCCTAGACAAGTACCTATTCGATAAGAAAAACAATTTTGGCAATGAATTTGGGGAAGGATTTAACAATTCATCAACACTAAATTGGGAAACTAGGCAGAGAGTGATATATGGTGTGGCTCAAGCATTGGACTATCTCCACAATGGTTGTGAGAAAAGGGTGATTCATAGGGACATCAAGGCCAGCAACATAATGTTAGATTCGGAATTCAATGCCAAGTTAGGAGATTTCGGATTGGCGCGAACCATTCAGAAGAGAAATGAAACTCACCATTCCACAAAGGAGATTGCAGGGACGCCAGGGTACATGTCCCCGGAAACATTCCTCACCGGAAGGGCGACGGTGGAAACCGATGTGTACGCGTTCGGCGTTCTTGTGTTGGAAGTAGTGTGCGGAAGAAGGCCAGGGAATGTGAACGGACAGGATGATTACAAGAACAGCATTGTGTATTGGGTTTGGGAGCTTCACGGAGAGGGGAGAATAGTGAGTGCTGTGGACAAAAAGATAAGTAAAGAAGAGATGAAGGATGAAGAAGCTTCTAGAGTTCTTGTTTTGGGGTTGGCTTGTTGCCATCCAAACCCGCACCATAGGCCTTCAATGAGAACTGTTCTGCAAGTTCTGAACGGGGAAGCACCGCCGCCAGTGGTTCCTCAACAAAGGCCTGCTTTTGTGTGGCCTGCTGTGCCTCCATCTTTCAATAAAGGTGAAGATACTTATTCAGTCCTCAATGGACAAGTCACTCCCATATTCACTGATATCACTGGTAGGTGA